In the Adlercreutzia equolifaciens DSM 19450 genome, one interval contains:
- a CDS encoding DNA cytosine methyltransferase, with protein MKVLELFSGTRSIGEAFEKRGHEVFSVEWDESLPADLHADIEFLKAPDVLRAFGRPDVVWASPDCATFSMAGISRHRRKNANTGNLDPVSDYALKCDRVDLAMLRLIRDLRPALYFIENPRAGLRKQDMMAVIPRHTVTYCQYGARAMKPTDIFTNASDPRFCPPCRNGAPCHESAPRGSKSGTQGLANARERGRIPERLCLHIVDVCEREVPIRKAAGLCR; from the coding sequence ATGAAAGTGCTCGAACTGTTCAGCGGAACGCGCTCCATCGGCGAGGCGTTCGAAAAGCGGGGCCACGAGGTGTTCTCGGTGGAGTGGGACGAATCGCTGCCCGCCGACCTCCACGCCGACATCGAGTTCCTGAAAGCGCCGGACGTCCTGCGCGCATTCGGCCGGCCCGACGTGGTGTGGGCGTCGCCGGACTGCGCCACGTTCTCCATGGCGGGCATATCGCGCCACAGGCGCAAGAACGCCAACACCGGCAACCTGGACCCCGTGAGCGACTACGCGCTCAAATGCGACCGGGTGGATCTGGCGATGCTCCGCCTCATCCGCGATCTGAGGCCGGCGCTCTACTTCATAGAGAACCCGCGCGCGGGCCTGCGCAAGCAGGACATGATGGCGGTCATCCCCCGCCACACCGTCACCTACTGCCAATACGGCGCGAGGGCCATGAAGCCGACCGACATATTCACGAACGCCTCCGACCCGCGATTCTGCCCGCCGTGCCGCAACGGGGCGCCCTGCCACGAGTCGGCGCCGCGCGGGTCGAAGTCCGGCACGCAGGGCCTGGCGAACGCGCGCGAGCGCGGGCGCATCCCCGAGAGGCTGTGCCTGCACATCGTTGACGTGTGCGAGCGCGAGGTGCCCATCCGAAAGGCGGCGGGGCTATGCCGGTGA
- a CDS encoding VirD4-like conjugal transfer protein, CD1115 family gives MRPPTAGEAAAAALAAPLAAWAGFVAAPALDGGGSLASLIAAFSDPFSTKPTAGGARWALLFLVLYAACAAAWLLTRRNLRPGEEHGSARWGDARRICHRYRGRDPAGDKLLTRNFRMSYDTHAHRRSMNTLVVGGSGAGKTRGFSLPNACQANTSMVVLDPKGEIVRAVGGLLESRGYEVRVLDLVRMERSHCYNPLSYIESDADAQRLNTNLFKATTPKGAQSQDPFWDTAAGMLHLALLLYLVHEAPPEERNYATLMEMLRAGEVREDDDDYASVLDELFDRLEMRDPGHIALKYYRSYRSGSAKTLKSIQVTLASRLEKFNLDALASLTATDELDLPSLGERKVALFAVIPDNDTSFNFLVSVLYTQLFQQLFALADGKHGGQLPVHVHFLMDEFANVSLPNDFEKILSTMRGRGVSASIIIQNMAQLRALFDKQWESIVGNCDEFLYLGGNEQSTHKYVSELLGKETIDLDTHGRTTGRGGSWSTNQQISGRELMTPDEVRMLDNSRALLFVRGERPIIDLKLDIARHPAARLTPEGGAPPCEHGACPLASAAVAPYEGVAPASAQAAPAGCVVLDGEEAEAALAAEAAGGKGEPTHEKDH, from the coding sequence ATGAGGCCCCCGACGGCTGGCGAGGCGGCAGCCGCCGCGCTCGCCGCGCCGCTGGCGGCGTGGGCGGGGTTCGTCGCCGCCCCCGCCTTGGACGGCGGGGGGTCGCTCGCCTCGCTCATCGCGGCGTTCTCGGATCCCTTTTCGACGAAGCCCACGGCGGGCGGCGCGCGATGGGCGCTGCTGTTCCTGGTCCTGTATGCCGCCTGCGCGGCGGCGTGGCTGCTCACCCGGCGCAACCTGCGCCCCGGCGAGGAGCACGGCAGCGCCCGGTGGGGTGACGCCCGCCGCATCTGCCACCGCTACCGGGGGCGCGACCCCGCAGGCGACAAGCTGCTCACGCGCAATTTTCGCATGAGCTACGACACCCACGCCCACAGGCGCTCGATGAACACGCTCGTGGTGGGCGGCTCGGGCGCAGGCAAAACGCGCGGGTTCAGCCTGCCCAACGCCTGCCAGGCCAACACATCGATGGTGGTGCTCGACCCGAAGGGCGAGATCGTGCGCGCCGTGGGCGGGCTGCTCGAATCGAGGGGCTACGAGGTGCGCGTGCTCGACCTCGTGCGCATGGAGAGGTCCCACTGCTACAACCCGCTTTCCTACATCGAGTCGGACGCGGACGCGCAGCGGCTCAACACCAACCTGTTCAAGGCGACGACTCCCAAGGGCGCGCAGAGCCAGGATCCTTTCTGGGACACGGCCGCCGGGATGCTGCACCTGGCGCTTCTGCTTTACCTCGTGCACGAGGCACCGCCCGAGGAGCGCAACTACGCCACCCTCATGGAGATGCTGCGCGCCGGCGAGGTGCGCGAGGACGACGACGATTACGCCTCGGTGCTCGACGAGCTGTTCGACCGGCTGGAGATGAGGGACCCTGGCCACATCGCGCTCAAATACTACCGCAGCTACCGCTCCGGCTCGGCCAAGACGCTCAAATCCATCCAGGTGACGCTCGCCTCCAGGCTGGAGAAGTTCAACCTCGACGCCCTGGCGTCGCTCACCGCCACAGACGAGCTCGACCTGCCGTCGCTCGGGGAGCGCAAGGTGGCCCTGTTCGCAGTCATACCCGACAACGACACCAGTTTCAACTTCCTGGTGTCCGTCCTCTACACGCAGCTGTTCCAGCAGCTTTTCGCGCTCGCGGACGGAAAACACGGCGGGCAGCTGCCCGTGCACGTGCACTTCCTCATGGATGAGTTCGCCAACGTGAGCTTACCCAATGATTTTGAGAAGATACTCTCCACCATGCGCGGGCGCGGGGTGTCCGCGTCGATCATCATCCAGAACATGGCGCAGCTGCGGGCGCTGTTCGACAAGCAGTGGGAGTCCATCGTCGGCAACTGCGACGAGTTCCTGTACCTGGGCGGCAACGAGCAATCCACCCACAAGTACGTCAGCGAGCTTCTGGGCAAGGAGACCATCGACCTCGACACGCACGGCAGGACCACCGGGAGGGGCGGCAGCTGGTCCACCAACCAGCAGATCTCGGGGCGCGAGCTCATGACGCCCGACGAGGTGCGCATGCTCGACAACTCCCGCGCGCTGCTCTTCGTGCGCGGCGAGCGCCCCATCATCGACTTAAAGCTCGACATAGCGCGGCATCCCGCCGCGCGGCTCACCCCCGAGGGCGGCGCGCCGCCCTGCGAGCACGGCGCCTGCCCGCTGGCAAGCGCCGCCGTGGCGCCCTACGAAGGCGTTGCCCCCGCGAGCGCGCAGGCCGCGCCTGCGGGCTGCGTCGTGCTCGACGGGGAGGAGGCCGAGGCAGCGCTCGCGGCGGAGGCGGCGGGCGGGAAAGGAGAACCAACGCATGAGAAAGACCACTGA
- a CDS encoding DUF4238 domain-containing protein, whose translation MTSMNTKGPKKKKQHYVPKFYLRGFCGSGDTVFALDKESGGIFTPSVGDFCAERYLYESLSNDPNWYKGKFVYPNYTEDGLCELESAFAPVLKRVAALCVPNAPFTCVGDDDARIIASFVANAIARHPSVFKPLRNELMLSASEEDLSPYRDLMRALGHEGAFEGVAAEGVTRRLLLDTGDGSYQGLIVGELLEMEGIVLRAPGCASFATASFPVLPVVRETGGRDRLSSLYCPISPNAAVIYGPGPRRGMGGCELLGARDVVRLNAAYFEADFVRFVVAKDRRTLEEARSFAEAKRPSPPSRRSI comes from the coding sequence GTGACTTCCATGAACACAAAAGGGCCGAAAAAGAAGAAGCAGCATTACGTTCCGAAGTTCTACTTGCGTGGGTTTTGCGGGAGCGGCGACACGGTGTTCGCGCTAGATAAGGAGTCGGGGGGAATATTTACACCCTCGGTTGGCGATTTCTGTGCGGAGAGGTACCTGTACGAATCCCTATCGAACGACCCCAACTGGTACAAGGGGAAATTCGTCTATCCGAACTACACTGAGGACGGCCTCTGCGAACTGGAGAGCGCTTTTGCCCCCGTCCTGAAAAGGGTGGCGGCCCTGTGCGTGCCGAACGCCCCGTTCACGTGCGTCGGCGATGACGACGCGAGAATCATCGCGTCTTTTGTGGCGAATGCGATTGCTCGCCATCCCAGCGTGTTCAAGCCCCTCCGGAATGAGCTTATGTTGTCGGCTTCGGAAGAAGACCTCTCTCCGTATCGCGACCTTATGAGGGCTCTGGGGCACGAGGGCGCGTTCGAGGGGGTGGCGGCGGAAGGCGTCACGCGCCGCCTGCTGCTAGATACGGGCGACGGGTCCTACCAAGGGCTCATCGTAGGAGAGCTGCTCGAAATGGAGGGGATCGTCCTGCGCGCGCCCGGGTGCGCCTCGTTCGCCACCGCGTCTTTCCCCGTCCTCCCCGTTGTTCGGGAAACAGGGGGGCGGGATCGCCTCTCCTCTCTGTACTGCCCTATCAGCCCGAATGCGGCCGTCATCTACGGCCCCGGCCCCCGTCGGGGGATGGGAGGTTGCGAGCTGCTCGGCGCGCGCGATGTCGTCAGGCTCAACGCCGCCTACTTCGAGGCGGACTTCGTCCGCTTCGTCGTAGCGAAGGACAGGCGGACCCTGGAAGAGGCCCGCTCTTTCGCCGAGGCTAAACGGCCTTCTCCACCCTCTCGCCGATCCATTTGA
- a CDS encoding relaxase/mobilization nuclease domain-containing protein has product MAVTSIWKVEGRLARVLGYAGNPDKAEGSPDEWELQGVGAAILYAADPGKTERQLYVTGVNCLPATALEEMNATKRQYGKTGGIVAFHGYQAFAPGETDPATAHEVGVALAQELWGGRFEVVVATHLDKAHLHNHFVVNSVSFADGRRFHRDAACYRAMREASDELCREHGLSVVESPGRGGARHHAEWRAEREGRPTWRSLVKADVDEAVGRAASMRQFHANLRAMGYDVKVGKDISVRPPGKERFVRLRRNFGDAYSQEGIGARILANSRQRLPLGRPRPAPKERPPVPKGTLVSLYRRYMALLNGAKRQRAPGGRAHFLLREDLRELEAISGELALLAREGIETRSQLAAYERALADKSEALQAERRALRNEARRSKAAGSPAPPNPRIAEIASELRGARREARACARIRARSAELPARIAQIEGAEANREERQVEGHGRIERGC; this is encoded by the coding sequence GTGGCCGTCACGTCGATTTGGAAGGTCGAAGGGCGCCTGGCGCGCGTGCTCGGGTACGCCGGGAACCCGGACAAGGCCGAAGGCTCGCCCGACGAGTGGGAGCTCCAGGGCGTGGGCGCCGCCATCCTCTACGCCGCCGACCCCGGCAAGACTGAGCGGCAGCTGTACGTGACCGGCGTCAACTGCCTGCCCGCCACGGCGCTGGAAGAGATGAACGCGACCAAGCGCCAATACGGCAAGACGGGCGGCATCGTGGCCTTCCACGGATACCAGGCGTTCGCGCCCGGCGAGACCGACCCCGCCACGGCCCACGAGGTGGGCGTCGCCCTCGCCCAAGAGCTGTGGGGCGGCCGCTTCGAGGTTGTGGTGGCCACCCATCTGGACAAGGCCCACCTCCACAACCACTTCGTGGTCAACTCTGTGTCCTTCGCCGACGGCAGGCGCTTCCACCGAGACGCCGCCTGCTACCGCGCGATGCGCGAAGCGTCCGACGAACTGTGCCGGGAGCATGGTCTTTCGGTGGTGGAGAGCCCCGGGCGCGGCGGCGCGCGCCACCACGCCGAATGGCGCGCCGAGCGCGAGGGGCGCCCCACGTGGCGCTCGCTCGTGAAGGCCGACGTGGACGAGGCCGTAGGGCGTGCGGCGAGCATGCGCCAGTTCCACGCGAACCTGCGCGCGATGGGCTACGACGTGAAGGTGGGCAAGGACATATCGGTGCGCCCGCCCGGCAAGGAGCGTTTCGTGCGCCTGCGCCGCAATTTCGGGGACGCGTACTCGCAGGAGGGCATCGGCGCGCGCATCCTCGCCAACAGCCGCCAGCGCCTGCCCCTCGGCAGGCCGAGGCCCGCTCCCAAGGAGCGCCCGCCCGTGCCGAAGGGCACGCTCGTGAGCCTGTACCGCAGGTACATGGCGCTGCTCAACGGCGCGAAGAGGCAGAGGGCGCCAGGCGGGCGGGCGCATTTCCTGCTGCGCGAGGATCTGCGCGAACTCGAAGCCATATCGGGGGAGCTCGCGCTGCTCGCGCGCGAGGGGATAGAGACGCGATCCCAGCTGGCGGCATACGAAAGAGCCTTGGCCGACAAGTCCGAGGCGCTGCAGGCCGAACGCCGCGCGCTGCGCAACGAGGCGAGGCGCTCCAAGGCGGCGGGATCCCCCGCGCCCCCAAACCCCCGCATCGCCGAGATAGCGTCGGAGCTGCGGGGCGCAAGGCGCGAGGCGCGCGCCTGCGCGCGCATCCGGGCAAGAAGCGCCGAGCTGCCGGCCCGCATCGCGCAGATCGAGGGCGCCGAAGCGAACAGAGAGGAAAGGCAGGTGGAAGGTCATGGACGCATCGAGCGAGGCTGCTGA
- a CDS encoding Abi family protein: MAGMVNPSETYTAWSIGEGAHEVTGLKPMLNPEEQVALLKAKGVSFERCGEEQAADALARRGTFVHLASCRRLFQKHASGDDRGKYVRLDFADLLALDALDDELRKAFLAVSQDVERLAKTSMVTRASRLDDEDGYGIVADFMRAQQRRYRSYIERDLSSRMSAGIVGDVYTGRIIGHYRDAMPVWAFLEVVTFGTALAFCLFCSERWDDAVMREEHYILKGVKAVRNCCSHGSCIVNGMDGSNECDYALSSLVYDWLAEKGVGNSKTRRAKLRNRRMQQLLETLVMFDRLGGPALCPRSTALLEGLRASLLGTCESYGVQNGFVSYLRFLANLIDKALG, from the coding sequence ATGGCGGGCATGGTGAATCCGAGTGAAACATACACTGCATGGAGCATCGGGGAGGGCGCGCACGAGGTGACGGGGCTCAAGCCGATGCTGAACCCGGAGGAGCAGGTTGCGCTTCTGAAGGCGAAAGGCGTCTCGTTCGAGCGATGCGGCGAGGAGCAAGCCGCGGACGCTTTGGCCCGCCGGGGAACCTTCGTGCACCTCGCGTCATGCCGCAGGCTGTTCCAGAAGCACGCGTCCGGCGACGACCGGGGGAAGTACGTGAGGCTTGACTTCGCCGACCTGCTGGCTCTCGATGCGCTCGACGACGAGCTCCGCAAGGCGTTCCTAGCTGTCTCGCAAGACGTGGAGCGGCTGGCCAAGACCTCCATGGTGACGCGCGCCTCCAGGCTCGACGACGAGGACGGCTACGGCATAGTCGCCGATTTCATGAGGGCGCAACAGAGGAGATACCGCAGCTACATCGAGCGGGATCTCTCCTCGCGCATGTCCGCCGGCATCGTCGGCGACGTTTACACCGGGCGCATCATCGGCCATTACCGAGACGCGATGCCCGTATGGGCGTTTTTGGAGGTGGTCACGTTCGGAACGGCGCTGGCCTTCTGCCTGTTCTGCTCCGAGCGATGGGACGACGCCGTCATGCGGGAGGAGCACTACATCCTCAAGGGCGTGAAGGCCGTGAGGAACTGCTGTTCCCACGGCAGCTGCATAGTCAACGGGATGGACGGCTCCAACGAGTGCGATTACGCGCTTTCCAGCCTGGTCTACGATTGGCTCGCCGAGAAAGGCGTCGGCAACAGCAAGACGCGCCGCGCCAAGTTAAGGAACCGTCGTATGCAGCAGCTCCTCGAGACGCTCGTGATGTTCGACCGATTGGGAGGGCCGGCGCTCTGTCCCCGTTCGACGGCGCTGCTGGAAGGGCTGCGCGCGAGTCTTCTCGGCACGTGCGAGAGCTACGGCGTCCAGAACGGGTTCGTGTCGTACCTGAGGTTTCTGGCGAATCTCATTGACAAGGCGCTCGGCTGA
- a CDS encoding MobC family plasmid mobilization relaxosome protein, with translation MERRTRKATVRLTEEELARLKEAARRAGWSQEAYLRALIGGIDPRPKPPPDYLAMTRELHAIGNNLNQIARKAHALGTVDAARYDAEARRLEAALREIVAAVKEPGRRR, from the coding sequence ATGGAAAGGCGCACGCGCAAGGCCACGGTGAGGCTCACGGAGGAAGAGCTGGCGCGGCTCAAAGAGGCGGCGCGCAGGGCGGGCTGGTCGCAGGAGGCGTACCTGCGCGCGCTCATAGGGGGCATCGACCCGAGGCCGAAGCCGCCGCCCGACTACCTGGCGATGACCCGCGAGCTGCACGCCATCGGGAACAACCTCAACCAGATCGCGCGCAAGGCCCACGCCCTCGGCACCGTGGACGCCGCCCGCTACGACGCCGAGGCGCGAAGGCTCGAAGCCGCGCTCCGCGAGATCGTGGCGGCGGTCAAAGAGCCGGGAAGGAGGCGATGA
- a CDS encoding DNA N-6-adenine-methyltransferase, with translation MPVKSAAAAPPGGFTGAGGAAFSSARDDWETPAWLFSALDSEFHFTLDAASSDANAKCERHLTKRDDGLAADWGGERVWVNPPYGRGVGAWARKAAIEGAKPRTTVALLVAARTDTEWFLRYILGHAEIRLVRGRIRFELAGVAQGPAPFPSMVAVFGEGAAPGKVSSIANAAARGGKGAS, from the coding sequence ATGCCGGTGAAAAGCGCGGCAGCAGCGCCGCCAGGCGGCTTCACCGGCGCCGGCGGGGCGGCCTTCTCGTCGGCGCGCGACGACTGGGAGACCCCCGCGTGGCTGTTCTCGGCGCTCGATTCCGAGTTCCACTTCACCCTTGACGCGGCGAGCTCGGACGCCAACGCCAAATGCGAAAGGCACCTCACCAAACGAGACGACGGGCTCGCGGCTGACTGGGGCGGCGAGAGAGTGTGGGTGAATCCGCCCTACGGCCGGGGCGTCGGGGCATGGGCGCGCAAGGCGGCAATCGAGGGCGCCAAGCCGCGCACGACGGTCGCGCTGCTGGTGGCGGCGCGCACGGACACCGAGTGGTTCCTCCGTTACATCCTCGGCCATGCAGAGATAAGGCTCGTTCGCGGCCGCATCAGGTTCGAGCTCGCCGGCGTCGCTCAGGGCCCCGCGCCCTTTCCGAGCATGGTCGCCGTGTTCGGGGAGGGCGCCGCCCCCGGCAAGGTGTCGTCAATAGCCAACGCCGCAGCGCGCGGCGGGAAGGGGGCTTCGTGA
- a CDS encoding toprim domain-containing protein encodes MPYVDPEIIAEVKRVDLLTYLQEREPDELVRISPGVYCTKEHDSLKISNGKWFWWSRDLGGRSALDFLVKVRDMAFLDAVEHLRADRPAVARASPPAHAAPPASAPRPAFRLPRRCADDDAMRYLESRGISRSLLKGLVDAGDVYGTMRGGVACAVFVGRDRTGVPRYAALRSCEGGFKGEAPRSDKRFAFSLQSVRNNGVLHVFESAIDALSYATILEHEGKQTASLGMLSLGGVSVPHARNGAPKLPLALAQHLDDRPYIASLALHLDNDEAGRRAAREIARAAASRGVAASMEPPPEGKDVNEFLLARRSRGRAPDRGR; translated from the coding sequence ATGCCATACGTCGACCCTGAAATCATCGCTGAAGTGAAGCGGGTTGACCTGCTTACTTACCTGCAAGAGCGCGAACCCGACGAGCTGGTGCGCATTTCGCCCGGCGTCTACTGCACGAAGGAACACGACAGCCTTAAGATCTCCAACGGCAAGTGGTTCTGGTGGAGCCGGGATCTCGGCGGCAGGAGCGCGCTCGACTTCCTCGTCAAAGTGCGCGACATGGCCTTCCTCGACGCCGTGGAGCATCTGCGGGCCGACCGCCCTGCCGTTGCGAGAGCATCCCCGCCCGCGCATGCCGCCCCACCGGCGAGCGCGCCGCGCCCGGCGTTTCGCCTCCCACGCCGGTGCGCCGACGACGATGCGATGCGGTACCTCGAATCGCGCGGCATCTCGCGCAGCCTGCTGAAGGGCCTCGTGGATGCCGGAGACGTCTACGGCACCATGCGCGGCGGGGTCGCGTGCGCGGTGTTCGTCGGCAGGGACCGCACGGGCGTTCCGAGGTACGCGGCCTTGCGCTCGTGCGAGGGAGGCTTCAAGGGCGAGGCTCCCAGATCCGACAAGCGCTTCGCGTTCTCCCTGCAAAGCGTCCGAAACAACGGCGTGCTCCATGTTTTCGAGAGCGCCATAGACGCGCTTTCCTACGCGACCATCCTCGAGCACGAGGGCAAGCAGACGGCCAGCTTGGGGATGCTGTCCCTCGGCGGGGTGTCGGTCCCCCATGCGCGCAACGGAGCCCCGAAGCTGCCGCTCGCCCTCGCGCAGCATCTTGACGACCGCCCATACATCGCCTCGTTGGCCTTGCATCTCGACAACGACGAGGCGGGCAGGCGGGCCGCCCGCGAGATCGCGCGCGCAGCCGCTTCTCGCGGCGTGGCGGCGTCGATGGAGCCTCCCCCGGAGGGTAAGGACGTGAATGAGTTCCTCTTGGCCCGCCGCTCCAGAGGCCGAGCGCCCGACAGGGGAAGGTGA
- a CDS encoding ArdC-like ssDNA-binding domain-containing protein, whose translation MQDIYRMMEERSSREFAPEGEFDKQAWAERKQSERQEAFDRADAAALRANSDPAALETYMRVAAQLPHHSATNILLIADRIPNATRVGTAEHWRRQGASVRRGQKAIPIIEPVKEYVRDDGSIGVLYDVRKVFDVSQTTARPCLPRRVDPHAALAALVARSPTRIEPVDDLGGVPAEYDHASGAIRVQRGLDEPQLLSALIVEAAHASMALGLDAYDRETHAAKADLAAGIAARRLGLECSGAVAAPAPPEASAREVRDALGEIGKAARDVSERMAPPERRRDRSEGR comes from the coding sequence ATGCAAGATATCTACCGGATGATGGAAGAACGCAGTAGCCGGGAATTCGCGCCGGAAGGCGAGTTCGACAAGCAAGCGTGGGCGGAGCGGAAGCAGAGCGAGCGCCAAGAGGCATTCGACCGCGCCGACGCCGCCGCGCTGCGCGCGAATTCGGATCCAGCGGCGCTGGAGACGTACATGCGGGTGGCGGCGCAGCTGCCCCACCATTCCGCCACGAACATCCTGCTCATAGCCGACCGCATACCGAACGCGACGCGCGTCGGCACGGCTGAGCATTGGCGCAGGCAGGGAGCGTCGGTGAGGCGCGGGCAGAAGGCGATCCCCATCATCGAACCCGTCAAGGAGTACGTGCGCGACGACGGCAGCATCGGCGTCTTGTACGACGTGCGCAAGGTGTTCGACGTGTCGCAGACCACCGCGCGGCCATGCCTGCCGCGCAGAGTGGACCCTCACGCCGCGCTCGCGGCGCTGGTCGCTCGCTCGCCGACGAGAATAGAGCCGGTTGACGACCTCGGCGGCGTCCCCGCCGAGTACGATCACGCCTCGGGGGCCATACGGGTGCAGCGAGGGCTCGATGAGCCGCAGCTGCTCTCGGCGCTGATAGTCGAGGCGGCGCATGCCAGCATGGCGCTCGGCCTCGATGCCTACGACAGGGAGACGCACGCCGCGAAGGCCGACCTCGCGGCGGGCATAGCCGCCCGCCGCCTGGGACTCGAATGTTCGGGAGCCGTCGCCGCGCCCGCGCCACCGGAAGCGAGCGCGCGCGAGGTGAGGGACGCCTTGGGCGAGATCGGCAAGGCCGCGCGCGACGTGTCGGAGCGCATGGCCCCGCCCGAAAGGCGGCGCGACAGGTCGGAGGGCAGATGA
- a CDS encoding DNA cytosine methyltransferase has product MRYVSLFSGIEAASCAWGPLGWEAVAFSEIDPFCNAVLATRFPSVPNLGDISKVEWKEMRGEIDVVIGGSPCQSFSVAGKRTGLKGESGLMLEFIRAVREVMPRCFVWENVPGALSSENGEAFRCLLRAMDEVGYGLAWRILDAQFFGLAQRRERVFLVGVLGSAARACEVLFEPHCMRWDHPPGKEKRALLAAAAGGGARTAGFKYSAAPASGSVGHAAEQSPTLTADWHAPAVYGIVGNSIGRKPENGGNGAGFCDPDEKGMYTLTAADRHAVALPAGGPPREALCLASTHANAHVGDGLCGCLTANAAKGPPMACLSGDAANAACDVDLAGTLKVGGSPSCVGPVAAFAQNTRDEVRFVGGSGSHVGALAAHPGVKQASHVLQGPAVRRLTPLECERLQGFPDNWTNVEFRGKPAPDGRRYKALGNAMAVPVVKWIGERVEKAV; this is encoded by the coding sequence GTGAGGTACGTGAGCCTTTTCTCAGGCATAGAGGCGGCGAGCTGCGCGTGGGGGCCGCTCGGCTGGGAGGCGGTCGCCTTCAGCGAGATCGACCCGTTCTGCAACGCGGTTCTCGCTACTCGCTTCCCGAGCGTGCCCAACCTGGGAGATATATCGAAGGTCGAGTGGAAGGAGATGCGTGGCGAGATCGACGTTGTCATCGGCGGAAGCCCGTGCCAGAGCTTTTCCGTCGCCGGAAAGAGAACGGGGCTCAAAGGCGAGTCGGGCCTCATGCTCGAATTTATTCGAGCTGTACGTGAGGTCATGCCGAGATGCTTTGTCTGGGAGAACGTCCCGGGAGCGCTCTCGAGCGAGAACGGGGAGGCTTTCCGATGCCTGCTCCGGGCGATGGATGAGGTCGGGTACGGTCTGGCATGGAGAATTCTGGACGCGCAATTCTTCGGCTTGGCCCAGCGACGCGAGCGTGTCTTTCTTGTCGGAGTGCTTGGAAGCGCCGCCCGTGCCTGCGAGGTACTATTTGAGCCCCACTGCATGCGCTGGGATCATCCGCCGGGCAAGGAGAAGAGGGCGCTCCTTGCCGCCGCAGCTGGAGGAGGCGCTCGAACGGCAGGCTTCAAGTACTCCGCCGCCCCCGCCAGCGGGTCGGTAGGCCACGCCGCCGAGCAATCGCCCACCCTCACGGCCGACTGGCACGCGCCCGCCGTCTACGGCATCGTTGGCAACTCCATAGGCCGAAAGCCTGAAAACGGGGGCAATGGCGCGGGCTTCTGCGACCCCGACGAGAAAGGCATGTACACCCTCACCGCCGCCGACCGCCACGCCGTGGCCCTGCCTGCGGGCGGGCCGCCGCGCGAGGCCCTGTGCCTCGCGTCCACCCATGCGAACGCGCACGTGGGCGACGGCCTGTGCGGGTGCCTCACGGCGAACGCCGCCAAGGGGCCGCCCATGGCGTGCCTTTCGGGGGACGCGGCCAACGCGGCGTGCGACGTGGACCTGGCGGGCACGCTGAAGGTGGGCGGCTCCCCGTCGTGCGTGGGCCCCGTCGCGGCGTTCGCCCAGAACACGCGCGACGAGGTGCGCTTCGTCGGCGGGTCGGGCAGCCACGTGGGCGCGCTCGCCGCGCATCCCGGCGTCAAGCAGGCGAGCCACGTCCTGCAGGGTCCGGCGGTCAGGCGGCTCACGCCGTTGGAGTGCGAGAGGCTGCAAGGCTTCCCGGACAACTGGACGAACGTGGAGTTCCGCGGCAAGCCGGCTCCGGACGGCCGTCGTTACAAAGCCCTCGGAAACGCCATGGCCGTCCCGGTCGTCAAATGGATCGGCGAGAGGGTGGAGAAGGCCGTTTAG
- a CDS encoding PcfB family protein yields MDASSEAAEQIVRMTLEGTEVALRITGAGAKNAAAMLLAAAASNEKTKGRARLSAMLKSGRELRVFPIRFDDLKGFAKEARRYGIAYAVVKQKDGESVDLLVRTEDASKVNRIAERLGLCRMRDDAREAPEPREGNRHDGRAHAAQAPRAPEQAAALLDDLLASPGDSDASPLAQAPAESRPSGPTSARKRLSEKDGEAARKRCGRLSVRAEMRAISAAREMSGEAHATRKPMARALEKGR; encoded by the coding sequence ATGGACGCATCGAGCGAGGCTGCTGAGCAGATCGTGAGGATGACGCTCGAGGGAACCGAGGTGGCGCTGCGCATCACGGGCGCCGGCGCGAAGAACGCGGCCGCCATGCTGCTGGCGGCCGCGGCGAGCAACGAGAAAACCAAGGGCAGGGCGCGGCTTTCGGCGATGCTCAAATCGGGCCGTGAGCTGCGCGTGTTCCCCATCCGCTTTGACGATCTGAAAGGGTTCGCGAAGGAGGCCCGACGCTACGGCATCGCATACGCCGTCGTGAAGCAGAAGGACGGCGAATCCGTCGATCTTCTGGTGCGGACCGAGGACGCGAGCAAGGTGAACCGCATCGCGGAGAGGCTCGGCCTGTGCCGCATGAGAGACGACGCCCGCGAAGCGCCCGAGCCGCGCGAGGGGAATCGGCACGATGGGCGCGCGCACGCCGCGCAGGCGCCGCGCGCACCCGAACAAGCTGCGGCGCTCCTCGATGATTTGCTGGCATCGCCGGGCGACAGCGACGCCTCCCCTTTAGCGCAAGCCCCGGCGGAAAGCCGTCCGTCAGGGCCTACATCCGCGAGAAAACGGCTCTCAGAAAAGGATGGTGAGGCAGCGCGCAAGCGCTGCGGCAGGCTGTCCGTGCGCGCGGAGATGCGCGCCATATCGGCGGCACGCGAAATGAGCGGCGAAGCGCATGCGACTCGCAAGCCCATGGCGCGCGCCCTGGAGAAAGGAAGGTAG